The genomic region ATTCGGCAAGCTGCCCGGGATTTGCGATGCCGTGAGGTTGATGGACGAAAGTCGTTGACGGCTTGTTGATTTAGTGAAGGTTCCTGCGGCAAGGGGGTGTAGGATGGACTTCCTAGTCCGTCAATGATGGATTCGACGGACTAGGAAGTCCATCGTACGACTAAAACAACAAGCCGTTGACGACTTTCGCTACGGAAGGGGGTGTGGACGAAAGTCTTGACGACTTCCGCTACGGGGAGTGTGTTGGGCGAGTCGAGGTGGGCTGTTGGTGAAATCAATGTGGTGGGCGGATCGGATTGAGTTTTGTAAATTTTGGCGAGCGATGGTGCCCGCAATCGCAATCGTCATTTATGTCCCTAACCATTTGAATCGAAGTTTGTCATGAGTGAAAACGAATTCGCCCCTACCGACGCCTTGGTCGGCGTGATCATGGGCAGCCGCAATGATTGGGACACAATGCGGGCGGCAGCCGATATTTTGGACGAGTTGCAGATCCCCAACGAACGATTGGTGGTATCGGCGCATCGGACGCCGACCCGCATGGTCAACTACGCAACCCAGGCGAGCCAGCGTGGATTGAAGGTCATTATCGCAGGAGCGGGCGGTGCTGCTCATTTGCCGGGGATGGTCGCCTCGGAAACCAATCTGCCAGTGATCGGAGTCCCCGTGCAAAGCCGAGCCCTGCAGGGACTCGATTCACTGTTGTCGATTGTGCAGATGCCCGGCGGCATTCCGGTTGCGACGATGTCGATTGGAACGTCCGGAGCCAAGAACGCAGGGCTGATGGCGGCGCGGATCTTGGCGTTGTCTGACGATGCGTTGGCAAAACGATTGGCCGAGTTTGTCGAGAAACAAACTGCCGCAGTACTCGAATCGGCGGAGCTATAGCATCAACGTGAACGAGACGAATTTGAAAAACGATCCCAATCCCGCGTCAAACGTGATGCTGCCCGGCAGCACCATTGGAATGGTGGGCGGTGGCCAATTGGGCCGCATGTTCGCCATCGCCGCGACTCAGATGGGTTACCAAGTGGTGGTGTTCTGCGAAACCGAGCAAGAGCCGGCAGCCCAGATCGCGCATCGCTGTGTCTTCGGACGGCTGAACAATATGGACGCGGTCGAGGCGTTCGCGAACCAGTGTGATGTGATCACGTTAGAGTTCGAGAATATACCCGAAGCAACGATTGCCAAGTGCCAACAGTACGCCCCCACCTACCCTTCGTCGGACGTGTTAGCGACGGCGCAAGATCGTTTGCGTGAAAAAAACACAATCCAAAACGCAGGACTTCCAGTCGCTCCGTTTGCGAAAGTCGTCGACGCAACATCATTGGCTGCCGCGGCAGACGCCGTGGGATTGCCGTTGATTTTAAAAACCGCTCGTAGCGGCTACGACGGCAAGGGGCAACATCGCATCAACACGCTTGCCGACGCAGTAAATGTCGATTGGTCGATGTGTGATGAATGGGTGGCCGAACAACTGATTGCATTCGATCGCGAAGTCTCGGTTGTGGTGGCTCGAACCGTCGACGGCCGGACGTCCACCTTCCCTATCTTTGAAAACGATCACGTCAACCACATCCTCGATGTGACCATGGTTCCAGCAACGTTGCCCGACAACGTTCAGCAACGGGCGCGTGAGATTGCGATCATGACTGCCGAAGCTCTCGACGTCGTGGGACTGTTGTGCGTGGAAATGTTTGTGCGACCCAGTGCCGAAGGCGAGTTGGAAGTGATCATCAACGAAGTGGCACCGCGGCCCCATAACTCGGGTCACTTGACGATCGAAGCTTGCCACACAAGTCAGTTTGAACAACATGTCCGCGCGGTTTGTGGACTGCCGCTTGGCAATACCGACATGATCTGTGGCGGCGCTGCGATGGCCAATTTGCTCGGCGATGTGTGGGGCGACGAGACGCAAACGCCTCCATGGGATCGTGCTCTTGCCGTGGACGCAGTGAAGCTGCATTTGTATGGCAAGGTTCACGCCAAACCAGGACGCAAGATGGGACACTTGACCTGCGTCGGCGATGACCGAGACACGGTGGTCGAGAAAGTTCGCGAGGCGCGACGCCGGTTGACGTCTTCGTCGTCGATGTAGCGACGCGTTGTTTTTATAACGGAGCGGTGCGGCGCCCCGCCCGGCGAATCTCGAACGTTTGACTCGCTGCAACCGAACGGGCTCCGCGCCGTACCATGAAAGAAAATAGATGGTATCTTCGGCGAGGCATCGGGTATCACGTCACCCCCAGCCCCGGACGCTCACGCGACGCGGCTCACTCGATCCACAGCCCACGCGCCGCCGGGTGGCGACTAAATCCGTCGAACCAGATCGGGGTGATGTGCCGCCGCGCCACTAGCGAAAACCACGCTATCGAATGCGACGTTGCGGTGTGAATCCCATCGATTTGCGAATCGCGACCGCCTAGCGGCGGAATGATTCAGGCGTGGTGCTCGAGACGAAACT from Novipirellula caenicola harbors:
- the purE gene encoding 5-(carboxyamino)imidazole ribonucleotide mutase, producing MSENEFAPTDALVGVIMGSRNDWDTMRAAADILDELQIPNERLVVSAHRTPTRMVNYATQASQRGLKVIIAGAGGAAHLPGMVASETNLPVIGVPVQSRALQGLDSLLSIVQMPGGIPVATMSIGTSGAKNAGLMAARILALSDDALAKRLAEFVEKQTAAVLESAEL
- a CDS encoding 5-(carboxyamino)imidazole ribonucleotide synthase, yielding MLPGSTIGMVGGGQLGRMFAIAATQMGYQVVVFCETEQEPAAQIAHRCVFGRLNNMDAVEAFANQCDVITLEFENIPEATIAKCQQYAPTYPSSDVLATAQDRLREKNTIQNAGLPVAPFAKVVDATSLAAAADAVGLPLILKTARSGYDGKGQHRINTLADAVNVDWSMCDEWVAEQLIAFDREVSVVVARTVDGRTSTFPIFENDHVNHILDVTMVPATLPDNVQQRAREIAIMTAEALDVVGLLCVEMFVRPSAEGELEVIINEVAPRPHNSGHLTIEACHTSQFEQHVRAVCGLPLGNTDMICGGAAMANLLGDVWGDETQTPPWDRALAVDAVKLHLYGKVHAKPGRKMGHLTCVGDDRDTVVEKVREARRRLTSSSSM